From Acidimicrobiales bacterium, one genomic window encodes:
- a CDS encoding MoxR family ATPase has product MTTTDEHPEAARGGHATSHGACEGFAERFTSIRHNVERVVRGKTDVIHLMVLALVCDGHVLVEDVPGVGKTSLGKALARSVDGKFGRVQFTPDLLPTDVTGVSVWNRSQDAFEFRPGPIFSDVLLADEINRASPKTQSALLEAMAERQVTSDGVTHLLGSPFMVIATQNPIEHEGTYALPEAQLDRFLMRLSIGYPAREAEATILESQGGTTHLADTLPPVVTAAEVCEMSESVENVYVAPALRSYLLDLAEATRRHGSLSLGLSPRGVLALQRVARAQAASQGRTYATPDDVKALARVVMPHRLLVTPEVRMRGVKPSDIVAEILDGVPVPRPESS; this is encoded by the coding sequence GTGACGACAACCGATGAACACCCCGAGGCGGCCCGGGGCGGCCACGCGACCTCCCACGGCGCCTGCGAAGGGTTCGCCGAACGGTTCACATCGATTCGTCACAACGTCGAACGCGTCGTGCGGGGAAAGACCGACGTGATCCACCTGATGGTGCTCGCGCTCGTGTGCGACGGGCATGTGTTGGTCGAGGATGTGCCCGGCGTGGGGAAGACCAGCCTGGGAAAGGCGTTGGCCCGCAGCGTCGACGGCAAGTTCGGCCGCGTGCAGTTCACCCCCGACCTCCTGCCGACCGACGTCACCGGGGTGTCGGTGTGGAATCGTTCGCAGGACGCGTTCGAGTTCCGTCCCGGCCCGATCTTCTCCGATGTCCTGCTCGCCGACGAGATCAATCGGGCCTCGCCGAAGACCCAGTCGGCCCTGCTCGAGGCGATGGCCGAGCGACAGGTCACCTCCGACGGCGTGACCCACCTCCTCGGATCACCGTTCATGGTCATCGCCACACAGAACCCGATCGAGCACGAGGGCACGTATGCATTGCCCGAAGCCCAACTCGATCGGTTCCTGATGCGGCTCAGCATCGGCTATCCCGCCCGCGAGGCCGAGGCGACCATTCTCGAATCCCAGGGCGGGACCACACATCTTGCCGACACGCTTCCGCCGGTCGTGACCGCAGCAGAAGTTTGCGAGATGTCGGAGTCGGTCGAGAACGTCTATGTCGCTCCGGCGTTGCGTTCGTACCTGCTCGACCTCGCCGAGGCGACCCGTCGGCACGGCTCATTGTCGCTCGGCCTCTCCCCGCGCGGGGTACTCGCCCTTCAGCGCGTGGCCCGGGCCCAGGCCGCGTCGCAGGGGCGGACCTATGCGACACCCGACGACGTGAAGGCACTCGCTCGCGTCGTGATGCCGCACCGCCTCCTCGTGACCCCGGAGGTCCGCATGCGCGGTGTGAAACCCTCCGACATCGTCGCCGAGATTCTCGACGGCGTGCCCGTGCCGCGGCCCGAGTCGAGCTGA
- a CDS encoding DUF3488 and transglutaminase-like domain-containing protein, which translates to MSLRRNVLLAAEIALVALTIVASISLERLFADTSFLRDLLILAVGSHTVAAVCRRAQLSMIWATVISGLSLVVLATAVFYPDNSALVFPTAETLRLLGDDLREAWRVFGEDAAPVPPLRGFLVTTSVLTWYGVFLADWAAFRLRSPLEAVAPATALFVFASLMGVDRNEIAHGMLFAGGVLAVLLTMRAERQVREEVWVAGGASAGVQSTLRIGGAAGVVVVILAALVAPQVPGATAQPLIDITSINDGPETRSVLSPLVEVSASLVNQRDVELFSVRVDRDRQDYWRMMALTRFEDEIWRRSSNFDEARGAVDSNIDATVPTNPVIQEFTITGLGNIYLPAAYELSEVIDNGGIDLEYEVATGALVVERGLDQIPRGLTYTVESQVPDYSPGDLPADATEGLSRGFVEEHTQLPPSCATGESTLDTGCWPTEVSDLAAEIVADATTDYERVRALQSFFLDPARFTYDIDVALRHDINSMTEFLDRGRGYCEQFASTFAAMARSLGIPSRVAVGFTWGEWSPTRNEFVVRGEHAHAWPEIYFAGVGWVIFDPTPGRSRGLDGDITGLDTPQQTGPQDDPSFVDETPTTTTEPATPDPNAGDFGLPPRSTTTLAPNTAAGAGPAATPPGDSGGSFPAAVAAVLLGIVALVGFVPAVQFLRRRRRLGLVAADPVGRGEVAWDDAVGALRLLGLTGSPDQTPHEFASMAESRRREIGPIRLLADQVTALRYSEGADAVTHALAAQESAAEIVGRCRRQVGRTRLLGEALDPRTLLRPAPAPLSLRAAGG; encoded by the coding sequence ATGTCGCTGCGTCGCAACGTTCTCCTCGCCGCCGAGATCGCCCTGGTCGCCTTGACGATCGTCGCCTCGATCTCGCTCGAGCGGCTGTTCGCCGACACGTCGTTCCTGCGCGACCTGCTGATCCTCGCGGTCGGCTCCCATACCGTCGCCGCCGTTTGCCGTCGGGCCCAGCTGTCGATGATCTGGGCGACGGTGATCAGCGGCCTCTCGCTGGTCGTGCTCGCGACGGCGGTCTTCTATCCCGACAACTCGGCGCTCGTGTTCCCGACGGCGGAGACGCTGCGCCTGCTCGGCGACGATCTTCGCGAGGCCTGGCGGGTCTTCGGCGAAGACGCCGCCCCGGTACCGCCGCTGCGGGGGTTCCTCGTGACCACGTCGGTGCTCACCTGGTACGGCGTGTTCCTCGCCGACTGGGCCGCGTTTCGGCTGCGCTCGCCGCTGGAGGCCGTGGCGCCGGCCACGGCATTGTTCGTCTTCGCGTCGCTGATGGGCGTCGACCGCAACGAGATCGCCCACGGCATGCTCTTCGCCGGCGGAGTGTTGGCGGTGTTGCTCACCATGCGGGCGGAGCGGCAGGTCCGTGAGGAGGTGTGGGTCGCCGGCGGAGCCTCCGCCGGCGTGCAGTCGACGCTGCGGATCGGCGGGGCCGCCGGCGTCGTCGTCGTGATCCTCGCCGCCCTCGTCGCACCGCAGGTCCCGGGGGCGACGGCGCAACCCCTCATCGACATCACCAGCATCAATGACGGCCCGGAGACCCGCTCGGTGTTGAGCCCGCTCGTCGAGGTTTCCGCGTCATTGGTGAACCAGCGTGACGTCGAGCTGTTCTCGGTGCGGGTCGACCGCGACCGACAGGACTACTGGCGCATGATGGCGCTCACGAGATTCGAGGACGAGATCTGGCGCCGGAGCTCGAACTTCGACGAGGCCCGTGGTGCCGTCGACAGCAACATCGATGCGACCGTCCCGACCAACCCGGTGATCCAGGAGTTCACGATCACCGGACTCGGCAACATCTATCTGCCGGCCGCCTACGAACTGAGCGAGGTCATCGACAACGGCGGCATCGACCTCGAGTACGAAGTGGCCACCGGCGCCCTCGTGGTCGAGCGGGGGCTCGACCAGATTCCCCGGGGTCTCACCTACACCGTCGAGTCACAGGTCCCCGACTACTCCCCCGGCGATCTTCCGGCCGACGCCACCGAGGGGCTGAGCCGGGGCTTCGTCGAGGAGCACACCCAACTCCCGCCATCGTGCGCCACCGGCGAGTCGACGCTCGACACGGGGTGCTGGCCGACCGAGGTGAGTGATCTGGCCGCCGAGATCGTGGCGGACGCCACCACCGACTACGAGCGGGTGCGTGCCCTCCAGAGCTTCTTCCTCGACCCGGCCCGCTTCACCTACGACATCGACGTGGCGTTGCGTCACGACATCAACTCCATGACCGAGTTCCTCGACCGCGGGCGCGGCTATTGCGAACAGTTCGCCTCCACGTTCGCGGCGATGGCCCGCTCCCTGGGGATCCCGTCCCGCGTGGCGGTCGGGTTCACGTGGGGCGAGTGGAGCCCCACCCGCAACGAGTTCGTGGTGCGGGGGGAGCACGCCCACGCGTGGCCCGAGATCTACTTCGCCGGTGTCGGCTGGGTGATCTTCGATCCGACACCCGGTCGCAGCCGCGGCCTCGACGGCGACATCACCGGCCTCGACACGCCCCAGCAGACGGGCCCCCAGGACGATCCGAGCTTCGTCGACGAGACCCCGACGACCACCACCGAGCCGGCGACACCCGACCCGAACGCAGGGGACTTCGGCCTTCCCCCCCGCAGCACCACCACGCTCGCTCCGAACACCGCAGCCGGCGCCGGTCCGGCGGCCACCCCGCCCGGCGACAGCGGCGGCTCGTTCCCCGCGGCCGTCGCCGCGGTCCTCCTCGGCATCGTCGCGCTCGTCGGGTTCGTCCCTGCGGTGCAGTTCCTGCGTCGACGTCGCCGACTCGGTCTCGTCGCCGCCGACCCCGTCGGGCGCGGCGAAGTCGCCTGGGACGACGCCGTCGGGGCGTTGCGCCTGCTCGGACTCACCGGCTCCCCCGATCAGACCCCGCACGAGTTCGCGTCGATGGCCGAATCGCGGCGCCGCGAGATCGGTCCGATCCGGCTCCTGGCGGATCAGGTCACCGCATTGCGCTACTCCGAGGGGGCCGACGCCGTCACCCACGCACTCGCGGCGCAGGAGTCGGCGGCCGAGATCGTGGGCCGCTGCCGACGCCAGGTGGGTCGGACCCGCCTGCTCGGCGAGGCACTCGATCCCCGCACACTTCTCAGACCGGCTCCGGCGCCGCTGTCGCTGCGGGCGGCGGGAGGCTGA
- a CDS encoding inositol monophosphatase family protein yields MSARPDEPLAHGLLALADRAIDLVVPGLREALHTMDLDAGTKSSQTDLVTEFDTWSERTIVDAITAARPDDGFLGEEGARVEGSTGVVWLIDPIDGTTNFVYDLPGCSVSIAASVDGVMTVGAVHDLVRDERFRATLGGGATRNHEPIAVSRRRDLATSLVATGFSYDADRRRAQAAALTILLPQVRDIRRLGGAAVDLCALACGRVDAYYERGLQPWDSAAGALIATEAGAVLEDRSALDGALVGAAPGISEDFFLLVDAAGGHTA; encoded by the coding sequence ATGAGCGCCCGCCCCGACGAGCCGCTCGCGCACGGGTTGCTCGCGCTCGCGGATCGTGCCATCGACCTGGTGGTACCCGGCCTCCGCGAGGCCCTCCACACGATGGACCTCGATGCCGGCACGAAGTCGAGCCAGACCGACCTCGTGACCGAGTTCGACACCTGGTCCGAACGCACGATCGTCGATGCGATCACCGCGGCTCGACCCGACGACGGCTTTCTCGGCGAGGAAGGCGCCCGCGTCGAGGGGTCGACCGGCGTCGTCTGGCTCATCGACCCGATCGACGGGACGACCAATTTCGTCTACGACCTCCCGGGCTGCTCCGTGTCGATCGCCGCGTCGGTCGACGGTGTGATGACGGTCGGTGCGGTCCACGACCTGGTACGCGACGAGCGCTTCCGGGCGACGCTGGGCGGTGGCGCGACCCGCAACCACGAACCGATCGCCGTGAGCCGGCGGCGCGACCTCGCGACCTCTCTCGTCGCGACCGGCTTCTCCTACGACGCCGACCGTCGCAGAGCCCAGGCCGCCGCCCTCACGATCCTGCTTCCCCAGGTGCGCGACATCCGCCGTCTCGGCGGTGCCGCCGTCGACCTCTGCGCGCTGGCGTGCGGACGTGTCGACGCGTACTACGAGCGAGGACTGCAACCGTGGGACTCGGCCGCCGGGGCCCTGATCGCCACCGAGGCCGGCGCGGTGCTCGAGGATCGATCCGCCCTCGACGGCGCTCTGGTCGGCGCGGCACCGGGCATCTCCGAAGATTTCTTTTTGCTCGTTGATGCGGCAGGAGGCCACACCGCCTGA
- a CDS encoding helix-turn-helix transcriptional regulator, whose amino-acid sequence MSTTTSLVPPRRLGALLRQARLAAGRELADLASGAGLSVVELDDVEHGRRDLDEPMLAALVDAYGIAGAGLVPERSQLVIDLDEGRIAVNRTDIDVDPSFGPDAILTRYLALVYRLRDLSVGTPLQLRDVDVDVLSVALSLAGDDVDARLRRLMNSGSDVAADQRRIRRQLLLPLVGVVIAATGMGTLVLVADRDAPPAAPVGVSTELGAARISTPAIEIAPVQTELGAGGAVEFNADS is encoded by the coding sequence ATGAGCACGACCACGAGTCTCGTTCCGCCGCGCCGTCTCGGCGCTCTGCTCCGCCAGGCTCGCCTGGCCGCGGGTCGGGAGTTGGCCGATCTCGCGTCGGGGGCAGGCCTCTCGGTCGTGGAGTTGGACGACGTCGAGCACGGTCGTCGGGATCTCGACGAGCCGATGCTGGCCGCCCTGGTCGACGCCTACGGCATCGCCGGCGCCGGACTGGTACCCGAACGCTCGCAGCTGGTCATCGACCTGGACGAGGGGCGCATCGCCGTCAACCGCACCGACATCGACGTCGACCCGAGCTTCGGACCCGACGCGATCCTGACCCGCTACCTGGCACTCGTCTACCGCCTGCGGGATCTGTCGGTCGGCACACCGTTGCAGCTGCGCGATGTCGACGTCGACGTGCTGTCCGTCGCCCTGTCCCTCGCCGGCGACGACGTCGATGCCCGACTCCGCCGCCTCATGAACTCAGGGTCCGACGTCGCGGCCGACCAGCGGCGGATTCGGCGCCAGCTGCTGCTTCCGCTCGTCGGCGTCGTCATCGCCGCGACCGGTATGGGGACACTGGTCCTCGTCGCCGACCGGGACGCGCCGCCCGCGGCGCCGGTCGGGGTGTCGACCGAACTCGGCGCCGCTCGCATCTCGACGCCCGCCATCGAGATCGCGCCGGTGCAGACCGAACTCGGCGCCGGTGGCGCGGTGGAGTTCAACGCGGACAGCTGA
- a CDS encoding NUDIX hydrolase, with translation MRQWKVAGGLITNDDGLLLVANRRRDGRIDWSTPGGVVDAGETLLGALSREVEEETGLAVATWSQLCWTTEVHFVDLEMHLEVEVHLAEAYLGDIVVDDPDGIVIEADFLDAATVHDRLGASPPWVAEPMRRWIAEPWRESRHFAYRALGRVPAEMSAERIQP, from the coding sequence ATGCGGCAATGGAAGGTGGCCGGCGGCCTGATCACCAACGACGACGGTCTCCTTCTCGTCGCCAACCGTCGTCGCGACGGCCGGATCGACTGGTCGACGCCGGGCGGTGTCGTCGATGCCGGCGAGACGCTGCTCGGCGCGCTGAGCCGCGAAGTGGAAGAGGAGACCGGTCTGGCCGTCGCCACCTGGTCACAGTTGTGCTGGACGACCGAGGTGCACTTCGTCGATCTGGAGATGCACCTCGAGGTCGAGGTGCATCTCGCCGAGGCCTACCTCGGCGACATCGTCGTCGACGATCCGGACGGCATCGTGATCGAGGCCGACTTCCTCGACGCGGCGACGGTCCACGACCGCCTCGGCGCCAGCCCGCCCTGGGTCGCCGAGCCGATGCGTCGCTGGATCGCGGAACCATGGCGAGAGAGCCGACACTTCGCGTACCGAGCGCTCGGACGGGTGCCCGCCGAGATGTCCGCCGAACGCATCCAGCCGTGA
- a CDS encoding HNH endonuclease, whose amino-acid sequence MAGVLVLNATFEPLSVVPTRRAVCLILAEKVELLHASGRRIRSERLALDEPSVVRLSRYVHVPYPTHRAPNRRGVLVRDAHTCQYCGVHAETVDHVVPRSRGGGHTWDNVVAACHRCNGTKRDRLLGETTMRLTRRPGPPPPSTWIEVAAGSVPHVWARYLTADRRSA is encoded by the coding sequence ATGGCCGGGGTACTCGTTCTCAATGCGACGTTCGAGCCGCTGTCGGTCGTGCCCACGCGCCGAGCGGTGTGTCTGATCCTCGCCGAGAAGGTCGAGTTGCTCCACGCCTCGGGTCGGCGCATCCGCTCCGAACGTCTCGCGCTCGACGAGCCGTCGGTGGTGCGTCTGAGCCGCTATGTCCACGTGCCGTACCCGACGCATCGTGCTCCCAACCGTCGTGGCGTGCTCGTGCGGGATGCGCACACCTGCCAGTACTGCGGTGTCCACGCCGAGACGGTCGACCATGTGGTGCCGCGCAGTCGTGGTGGGGGGCACACCTGGGACAATGTCGTCGCCGCCTGCCATCGCTGCAACGGGACCAAGCGTGATCGTCTCCTCGGGGAGACCACCATGCGGCTCACCCGCCGGCCCGGGCCACCGCCACCGAGCACATGGATCGAGGTGGCCGCAGGCTCCGTGCCGCATGTGTGGGCGCGGTACCTCACCGCAGACCGTCGGAGCGCGTGA
- a CDS encoding ROK family protein, giving the protein MAADVPDTALAIDIGGTKFEVALVGIDGRVRDRARVASTGATDGEELFDRLAGLIAGIDLSGVDVCGVGSGGPMRAGGVAVSPLNITAWRDFPLHGRIADLTGLPTFVDNDAKALALAEGWKGAARGVRNYIGMVVSTGVGGGIVLDGRLLDGNEGNAGHIGHMVVEPNGTSLPGHVQGVLEAEASGTGIAFRTGAPAEEADDDERIRAGTMVGRAVGSVANLLDLQLAVVAGSVALGYGEIFFAAAQAEIDRVATLQHSMGTVIRPAALGADGPLVGAAAVGFVGLGIDVLGNETDATIDG; this is encoded by the coding sequence GTGGCAGCAGACGTTCCCGACACCGCGCTCGCGATCGACATCGGAGGCACCAAGTTCGAGGTGGCCCTAGTCGGGATCGACGGACGGGTACGCGACCGGGCGCGGGTCGCGTCGACCGGTGCCACCGACGGCGAGGAGTTGTTCGACCGTCTGGCCGGGCTGATCGCCGGAATCGACCTCTCGGGTGTCGACGTGTGCGGCGTCGGGTCCGGGGGTCCGATGCGGGCGGGCGGCGTGGCGGTGTCGCCGCTCAACATCACCGCCTGGCGGGACTTTCCCCTCCACGGTCGGATCGCCGACCTCACCGGACTCCCGACCTTCGTCGACAACGACGCGAAGGCACTGGCACTGGCCGAGGGCTGGAAGGGCGCGGCGCGGGGCGTGCGCAACTACATCGGGATGGTCGTCTCGACCGGTGTGGGTGGCGGCATCGTGCTCGATGGTCGCCTCCTCGATGGCAACGAGGGCAATGCCGGTCACATCGGTCACATGGTGGTGGAGCCGAACGGCACGTCGCTGCCCGGCCACGTGCAGGGCGTGCTCGAGGCCGAGGCGAGCGGGACGGGTATCGCCTTTCGAACCGGTGCGCCCGCCGAGGAGGCCGACGACGACGAACGGATCCGCGCCGGCACGATGGTCGGCCGAGCGGTCGGTTCGGTCGCGAACCTGCTCGACCTCCAACTCGCCGTGGTCGCCGGTTCGGTCGCCCTCGGCTATGGCGAGATCTTCTTCGCCGCGGCGCAGGCGGAGATCGATCGAGTTGCGACACTTCAGCACTCGATGGGCACCGTGATCCGGCCGGCCGCGCTCGGCGCCGACGGGCCACTGGTGGGGGCGGCGGCGGTCGGCTTCGTCGGCCTGGGCATCGATGTGCTGGGCAACGAGACGGATGCGACGATCGATGGGTGA
- a CDS encoding DUF3040 domain-containing protein: protein MPLSEDEQRILSEIEDHLYESDPALAREVAQTTVYTHAFRNLKWASLGFVVGAVLMVALLSTSFILAFGGFLLMLASLLWFENNARKLGRVGLEQMTQSFRGGGFGDALGGAGSRMRERFQRPDDLD, encoded by the coding sequence GTGCCGCTTTCCGAGGACGAACAACGCATCCTCAGCGAGATCGAAGATCACTTGTATGAGTCCGATCCCGCGCTCGCTCGCGAGGTCGCGCAGACGACCGTCTACACCCACGCGTTCCGCAACCTGAAGTGGGCGTCGCTCGGGTTCGTCGTCGGCGCCGTGTTGATGGTGGCGTTGCTGTCGACCTCGTTCATTCTCGCCTTCGGGGGTTTCCTCTTGATGCTCGCCAGCCTGCTCTGGTTCGAGAACAACGCCCGCAAGCTGGGCCGGGTCGGCCTCGAGCAGATGACGCAGAGTTTTCGCGGCGGCGGGTTCGGCGATGCGCTCGGCGGTGCGGGCTCGCGGATGCGCGAGCGGTTCCAGCGGCCCGACGATCTCGACTGA
- a CDS encoding DNA polymerase IV, whose translation MSTAGRPPDGTLGFIHVDMDAFFASIELRRRPELRGQPVVVGGTGDRGVVAAASYEARVFGIRSAMPSTRARRLCPHAVFLPGDHAHYAEVSREVMTILRDVTPWVEPLSLDEAFLDVRGALHGEERAAEIAAAIRARVLAEQHLTCSVGVATNKFLAKLATERAKPTASRRGPVFGSGVHVVEPGSELDFLHPMPVRDLWGVGPATGRRLSSLGIETVGDLAAQPRRRIEASVGKAAGAHLHALAQARDDRPVVVDQELKSIGHEETFARDLCTHDDLRPQLMRMADAVAGRLRSAAVMGRTVTIKVRFADFTTITRSVTTPEPLDGARAIGIEAEAMLRRLDPTPGVRLLGVSLSQLVDGSVRQLTLDEVAGPAWSDADSVVDEIRERFGSSAIGPAALAAKGEGLRRFEVGQQQWGPGTTSAS comes from the coding sequence GTGAGCACGGCCGGTCGCCCGCCCGACGGCACACTCGGTTTCATCCATGTCGACATGGACGCATTCTTCGCGTCCATCGAGCTCCGGAGGCGGCCCGAGCTGCGGGGTCAGCCGGTTGTGGTCGGAGGCACCGGCGATCGCGGCGTCGTCGCCGCTGCGAGCTACGAGGCGCGCGTCTTCGGGATCCGTTCGGCGATGCCGTCGACGAGGGCTCGCCGGCTGTGCCCCCATGCGGTGTTCCTTCCCGGCGACCACGCGCACTATGCCGAGGTCAGCCGTGAGGTCATGACGATCCTGCGCGACGTCACGCCGTGGGTCGAACCCCTGTCGCTCGACGAGGCCTTCCTGGATGTGCGCGGCGCCCTGCACGGGGAGGAGCGCGCGGCCGAGATCGCGGCGGCCATCAGGGCGCGGGTGCTGGCTGAGCAGCATCTGACCTGCTCGGTCGGCGTCGCCACCAACAAGTTCCTCGCCAAGTTGGCGACCGAGCGGGCGAAGCCGACGGCATCGCGGCGCGGTCCCGTCTTCGGCTCCGGTGTCCACGTCGTCGAGCCGGGTTCCGAACTCGACTTCCTGCATCCGATGCCGGTGCGTGATCTCTGGGGGGTCGGCCCTGCGACAGGGCGTCGTCTCTCGAGCCTGGGGATCGAGACGGTCGGCGACCTCGCTGCCCAACCCCGTCGCCGGATCGAGGCGAGTGTCGGAAAGGCGGCCGGTGCCCATCTCCACGCACTGGCGCAGGCGCGCGACGACCGACCGGTGGTGGTCGATCAGGAACTGAAGTCGATCGGACACGAGGAGACGTTCGCCCGTGACCTGTGCACCCACGACGACCTGCGTCCCCAACTGATGCGGATGGCGGACGCCGTGGCAGGTCGGCTTCGCTCCGCCGCCGTGATGGGCCGAACGGTGACCATCAAGGTCCGGTTCGCCGACTTCACGACGATCACCCGCTCCGTCACGACGCCCGAACCGCTCGACGGCGCCCGAGCCATCGGCATCGAGGCCGAGGCCATGCTTCGCCGGCTCGACCCGACCCCGGGGGTTCGCCTGCTCGGCGTGAGCCTGTCGCAACTGGTCGACGGATCCGTTCGGCAGTTGACCCTCGACGAGGTGGCCGGTCCGGCCTGGAGTGACGCCGACAGCGTCGTCGACGAGATACGGGAGAGGTTCGGTTCGAGCGCGATCGGGCCGGCAGCGCTCGCCGCGAAGGGCGAGGGACTCCGCCGGTTCGAGGTCGGACAGCAGCAATGGGGACCGGGGACGACGTCGGCATCGTGA
- a CDS encoding DUF58 domain-containing protein — MPTRAGWGVLTAGIVMLLAGRIVGGLEFMVPGAAAILAVVGAVVVRRLRPSRIAIAKQLTPPRVPAGDPARVDLEIINRSKHRSPLLRLHDEVTGTRGVQLSIASLPGEGSARGAYRLPTTRRGVLALGPTRIDDVDPLGLARRSHVLESTVRLIVHPLIEAIPVRRVPSGDDPLLGEELRRSLGLSDEEFDGLRPYSPGDDLRRIHWASSARQDELQVRQFRPPRHGRLTVAIDTRPPGDSPEALDITTSIAASITASVLAAGDATRVETTDGRSTPLVHGNAQLDHILEFLALLEDGSPTVHPAVPTDAGTVVVVTTDATIAADRAARQTLAQRLRARIVITCDATAWGSADTGHSSGDWIHLTGPGQLAALWRLEHHRSAATL; from the coding sequence ATGCCGACCCGGGCCGGCTGGGGGGTGCTGACCGCGGGGATCGTGATGCTCCTCGCGGGCCGCATCGTCGGCGGGCTCGAATTCATGGTTCCGGGCGCTGCCGCGATCCTCGCGGTGGTCGGGGCCGTCGTGGTGCGGCGCCTCCGCCCGTCCCGCATCGCGATCGCGAAGCAGCTCACCCCGCCGCGCGTGCCGGCGGGCGACCCGGCCCGCGTCGATCTCGAGATCATCAATCGCTCGAAGCATCGGTCACCCTTGCTGCGGCTCCACGACGAGGTCACCGGCACCCGCGGCGTCCAGCTCTCCATCGCCTCCCTGCCCGGCGAGGGATCGGCCCGGGGCGCCTACCGGCTGCCGACGACCCGCCGGGGGGTTCTCGCATTGGGACCGACCCGGATCGACGACGTCGACCCGCTCGGCCTGGCCCGACGATCACACGTGCTCGAGTCGACGGTTCGCCTGATCGTGCACCCGCTGATCGAGGCGATTCCCGTCCGCCGGGTGCCGTCCGGCGACGACCCTCTGCTCGGCGAAGAACTCCGGCGCTCGTTGGGCCTGAGTGACGAAGAGTTCGACGGACTCCGCCCGTACTCCCCGGGCGACGACCTTCGCCGGATCCACTGGGCCTCGTCGGCACGGCAGGACGAGCTGCAGGTTCGTCAGTTCCGACCGCCGCGCCACGGGCGACTGACGGTCGCGATCGACACCCGCCCGCCGGGCGACTCGCCCGAGGCACTCGACATCACCACCTCGATCGCCGCGTCGATCACTGCCTCGGTGCTCGCGGCGGGCGACGCCACCCGGGTCGAGACCACCGATGGCCGATCGACTCCCCTCGTCCACGGCAACGCCCAGCTCGATCACATCCTCGAGTTCCTGGCCCTGCTCGAGGACGGCAGCCCCACGGTCCATCCGGCGGTGCCGACCGATGCCGGGACCGTCGTGGTCGTCACCACCGACGCCACGATCGCCGCCGACCGGGCCGCCCGCCAGACGTTGGCCCAACGGCTCCGGGCCCGAATCGTGATCACGTGCGATGCCACGGCGTGGGGTTCGGCGGACACCGGCCACTCGTCGGGCGACTGGATCCATCTCACCGGCCCCGGCCAGCTCGCCGCGCTCTGGCGACTCGAGCACCACCGCAGCGCGGCCACCCTCTGA
- a CDS encoding polyprenol monophosphomannose synthase has protein sequence MRALVVLPTYDEAANIREVLRLLRAACPDASVLVVDDGSPDGTADIAESMDAEIGNVEVMRRPSKSGLGSAYRDGFRHGLIHGFDVMVEMDSDLQHDPAALPSLLAAVEAGADLAIGSRYIAGGSIPDWKWHRRALSKWGNRYASRVLGIGVNDATSGFRAYASSALAKIDFQTVRADGYGFQIEMAHRVLQSGGTVEEVPIQFVDRVRGTSKMSSRIVVEALVLVTWWGVRDRLLRFRR, from the coding sequence GTGCGTGCCCTGGTAGTTCTTCCCACATACGACGAGGCGGCGAACATCCGGGAGGTGCTTCGCCTGCTGCGCGCCGCATGCCCCGATGCCAGCGTGCTCGTGGTGGACGATGGCTCGCCCGACGGCACCGCCGACATCGCCGAGTCGATGGATGCCGAGATCGGCAATGTCGAAGTCATGCGGCGACCGTCGAAGTCCGGTCTGGGGTCCGCGTATCGCGACGGCTTCCGCCACGGCCTGATCCACGGCTTCGACGTGATGGTCGAGATGGACAGCGACCTCCAGCACGATCCCGCGGCGCTGCCGTCGCTGCTCGCCGCGGTCGAGGCGGGCGCCGACCTGGCGATCGGCAGCCGCTACATCGCAGGTGGGTCCATTCCCGACTGGAAGTGGCATCGTCGTGCATTGTCGAAATGGGGCAACCGCTACGCATCCCGCGTGCTCGGAATCGGTGTGAACGATGCGACGAGCGGCTTTCGGGCCTACGCCTCGAGCGCCCTCGCGAAGATCGACTTCCAGACGGTGCGCGCCGACGGCTACGGCTTCCAGATCGAGATGGCCCATCGCGTGCTGCAGAGCGGCGGCACGGTCGAGGAAGTGCCGATCCAGTTCGTCGACCGGGTGCGTGGCACCTCGAAGATGTCGAGCCGGATCGTGGTCGAGGCACTCGTGCTCGTCACCTGGTGGGGCGTGCGCGACCGCCTGCTCAGATTCCGCCGCTGA